Proteins co-encoded in one Aspergillus fumigatus Af293 chromosome 6, whole genome shotgun sequence genomic window:
- the gem1 gene encoding ERMES complex Ca(2+)-binding regulatory GTPase GEM1: MATVRICVCGDEGTGKSSLITSLVKGVFVTNKIQPVLPQITIPPTIGTPENVTTTTVVDTSALPQERSNLAREIRKSNVILLVYSDHYSYERVALFWLPYFRSLGVNVPVVLCANKSDLAADHTEAQVIEEEMLPVMAEFKEIDSCIRTSAREHRNVNEAFFLCQKAVTHPIAPLFDSKESALKPAAVAALQRIFYLSDKDRDGYLSDKEIEDFQMRCFDKPLSKEDLVHIKETIQKTHPDSVTPFGIDCRGFIHLNKMYAEKGRHETVWIILRAFQYTDNLSLQESFLHPRFEVPPFASAELSPEGYRFFVNLFLLSDKDNDGGLNDAELASLFAPTPGLPASWADGSFPSSTVRNEAGHVTLQGWLAQWSMTTFQSPKTTLEYLAYLGFESSDRSNPSTTAALKVTRPRKKRKRPGRVGRNVVLGHVLGAPGSGKSALLDAFLARGFSHTYRPTIQPRTAVNTVELPGGKQCYLILDELGELEPAILENQAKLLDQCDVIVYTYDSSDPDSFAYIPQLRSKYPHLEELPSVFIALKADLDRTTQRAEHQPHEYTAMLNMPSPPLHVSATWSSIQEVFVHIAEAAMEPSTAFPRSEEDVEGKWMAWGIALGAVVCAGAAAVMIWRRVSGSG, translated from the exons ATGGCTACAG TGCGCATCTGCGTCTGCGGGGATGAGGGCACTGGCAAGTCCAGTCTCATTACCTCTCTCGTGAAGGGTGTCTTCGTGACGAACAAGATCCAACCCGTCCTACCTCAAATCACCATTCCTCCCACGATCGGAACGCCTGAGAATGTCACGACCACCACGGTGGTGGACACATCCGCTTTACCGCAGGAGCGGAGCAACCTGGCCCGGGAAATCAGAAAGTCGAACGTAATTTTGTTGGTCTATTCTGATCATTACAGCTATGAAAGAGTTGCTCTATTCTGGTTGCCGTACTTTCGATCTCTGGGGGTTAACGTGCCGGTTGTATTATGCGCCAACAAGTCGGACTTAGCTGCCGATCATACCGAAGCCCAAGTCATCGAGGAGGAAATGCTACCGGTGATGGCGGAGTTCAAGGAAATCGATTCCTGCATACGTACCAGCGCACGCGAACATCGCAATGTGAACGAGgctttcttcctttgtcAAAAAGCCGTCACCCACCCGATCGCCCCGCTGTTCGATTCGAAGGAGTCCGCTCTGAAGCCAGCAGCGGTCGCGGCCTTACAACGCATTTTCTACCTGAGCGACAAGGATCGAGATGGGTATCTTTCGGATAAAGAAATCGAAGACTTTCAGATGAGATGCTTTGATAAGCCTTTAAGCAAGGAGGACCTTGTCCACATCAAGGAGACAATCCAGAAAACACACCCGGACTCTGTGACCCCGTTTGGCATTGACTGCCGAGGATTCATCCATTTGAACAAGATGTACGCAGAAAAGGGACGCCACGAGACCGTCTGGATTATTCTACGAGCATTCCAATACACCGACAATCTTTCACTGCAAGAGAGCTTCCTTCATCCCCGATTCGAAGTACCACCCTTTGCATCTGCTGAGCTGTCCCCGGAAGGATATCGGTTTTttgtcaatctcttcctgcTGTCAGACAAAGACAATGATGGTGGCTTGAATGACGCCGAATTGGCGTCCTTGTTCGCCCCTACTCCCGGTCTCCCAGCTTCTTGGGCGGACGGCTcatttccttcctccacAGTCCGGAATGAGGCCGGTCACGTCACTCTTCAAGGCTGGCTTGCTCAATGGAGTATGACAACGTTCCAATCACCTAAGACGACTCTGGAGTATCTGGCTTATCTCGGCTTTGAGTCGTCCGATAGGAGTAATCCCTCTACAACGGCTGCCTTGAAAGTCACGCGGCCACGAAAGAAACGAAAGCGCCCTGGACGTGTGGGTCGTAACGTCGTCTTGGGACACGTGCTTGGGGCTCCAGGATCGGGCAAATCAGCGCTTCTCGACGCCTTCCTCGCGCGCGGCTTCAGCCACACTTATCGACCGACTATCCAGCCCCGGACTGCTGTGAACACGGTCGAGCTCCCCGGGGGGAAACAATGCTACTTGATTTTGGATGAGCTAGGAGAACTGGAGCCCGCCATTCTTGaaaaccaggcaaagctTCTGGATCAGTGCGACGTCATTGTATACACGTATGATTCCTCAGACCCGGACTCCTTTGCCTATATTCCCCAGCTCCGGTCCAAGTATCCGCACCTTGAAGAGCTCCCGAGTGTTTTTATTGCGCTTAAGGCCGATCTGGATCGTACCACACAACGGGCTGAGCATCAGCCCCACGAGTACACGGCCATGTTGAATATGCCGAGTCCACCGCTCCATGTCAGCGCTACTTGGAGTTCCATCCAAGAGGTGTTTGTACACATTGCAGAGGCTGCAATGGAGCCCAGCACTGCTTTTCCCCGGAGTGAGGAGGACGTGGAGGGGAAATGGATGGCCTGGGGTATAGCACTTGGAGCAGTGGTTTGCGCCGGGGCTGCTGCCGTGATGATTTGGCG